Proteins encoded in a region of the Melissococcus plutonius ATCC 35311 genome:
- the sdaAB gene encoding L-serine ammonia-lyase, iron-sulfur-dependent subunit beta gives MVENIKNSRKKQKVLNYKSCFDIIGPIMIGPSSSHTAGAVSIGQVARKLFGKTPKKIICKYYESFAETHKGHGTDYAIIAGILGFATNDSRVPQAIELAESEGISIEFIEMEGDSSVHHANTACLYLEDDTHSIHVTGISLGGGTIEIKYIEIDGFIIEPQGTLPILLTLTKNENTKIGIENILKENNIKINKIVKLENDQDYLYEFDLDSRPLPAIANELVNFDKETRIILL, from the coding sequence ATGGTAGAAAATATTAAAAATTCTAGAAAAAAACAAAAAGTATTAAACTATAAAAGTTGTTTTGATATCATTGGACCTATTATGATTGGTCCATCAAGTTCACATACAGCAGGAGCTGTCTCTATTGGTCAAGTTGCTAGAAAATTATTTGGCAAAACACCTAAAAAGATTATTTGCAAATATTATGAATCTTTTGCTGAAACCCATAAGGGACATGGGACTGATTATGCTATTATTGCAGGTATTTTAGGTTTTGCTACAAACGATTCACGTGTACCGCAAGCCATTGAACTTGCTGAATCTGAAGGTATTTCTATTGAATTTATAGAAATGGAAGGAGATAGTTCTGTTCATCATGCAAATACAGCCTGTCTATATTTAGAAGATGATACACATAGTATTCATGTGACTGGCATATCTTTAGGTGGAGGTACTATTGAAATCAAATATATTGAAATTGATGGATTTATTATTGAACCACAAGGTACTTTACCTATTTTGTTAACCTTGACAAAAAATGAGAACACAAAAATTGGTATTGAGAATATTTTGAAAGAAAACAATATTAAAATAAATAAAATTGTAAAACTTGAAAATGATCAGGATTACTTATATGAATTTGATTTAGACTCACGTCCATTGCCAGCTATTGCAAATGAACTAGTTAATTTTGATAAGGAAACAAGAATTATTTTATTATAA
- a CDS encoding PTS sugar transporter subunit IIC, with amino-acid sequence MKILLGVGMLLLVILVMFLFAFYAPNGRKALSALSGAACSTFLPEAFLHYAIGDVFHIQYVAKIGETMGGLGGLAAGTLVPLAFGISPVFSVIMGVSLINFKLLPAFVAAYLLSFVLKQLQKYIPEGIDLIVIILVIPLSTYFVADIIQPFVMGILQIIGNSILSAIGANPYFMGALLGVIIPIVGMTPLSSMVLTALIGLTGVPMAIGAFGCFGNSILNFMLFNRLPFGDKSTALAVTIEPLTQIDIISSNPIPIFGTNAVAGAINGMIVTYFGLKVPVTGMATPWAGLLVVLGNNPINKALITVACIVICSLVIGFIGSIVFKNFKLVTVNDLRKDTQIS; translated from the coding sequence ATGAAAATTTTACTTGGTGTCGGCATGTTATTATTAGTTATTTTAGTTATGTTTCTGTTTGCGTTTTATGCGCCAAATGGACGTAAGGCTTTATCTGCTTTATCAGGTGCTGCATGTTCAACTTTTTTACCTGAAGCTTTCCTACATTATGCGATCGGTGATGTATTTCACATACAGTATGTTGCTAAAATAGGTGAAACTATGGGAGGTTTAGGCGGTTTAGCAGCTGGAACGTTAGTCCCATTAGCATTTGGTATTAGTCCAGTATTTTCTGTAATTATGGGTGTTTCTTTAATTAATTTTAAACTTTTACCCGCTTTTGTTGCAGCATACTTGTTATCTTTCGTCCTAAAACAACTTCAAAAATATATTCCTGAAGGAATTGATTTGATTGTTATCATCTTAGTTATCCCACTCTCTACTTACTTTGTTGCTGATATCATCCAACCATTTGTAATGGGTATACTACAAATCATTGGAAACTCTATCCTATCTGCAATTGGAGCAAATCCATATTTCATGGGAGCACTTTTAGGTGTTATTATTCCGATTGTTGGTATGACACCATTAAGCTCAATGGTATTAACAGCTCTTATTGGATTAACAGGTGTTCCTATGGCGATTGGTGCTTTTGGTTGTTTTGGTAATTCTATTTTGAATTTCATGCTATTTAATAGATTACCTTTTGGTGATAAATCAACTGCTTTGGCTGTTACAATTGAGCCTCTTACTCAAATAGACATTATTAGTTCAAATCCTATTCCAATTTTTGGTACCAATGCAGTTGCTGGTGCAATTAATGGAATGATTGTTACTTACTTTGGTTTAAAAGTTCCTGTAACTGGTATGGCAACACCTTGGGCTGGATTATTGGTTGTTTTAGGAAATAACCCAATTAACAAAGCTTTAATTACTGTTGCATGTATTGTTATTTGCAGTTTGGTAATTGGTTTTATTGGTTCTATAGTCTTCAAAAACTTTAAACTTGTAACGGTTAATGATCTTAGAAAAGATACACAAATTTCTTAA
- the serS gene encoding serine--tRNA ligase, which produces MLDIKKIRKNYDNLIVLFEQRGVEKSTIDHLLELDQTRRNILPKLEEQKQLRNKLSDEVAELKKSNQSSEENIENIRKINKNIKELAGELSLTEKQYTDILVNLPNLPDETVPFVQDEDDNIEVKRWSKPRQFDFHPKAHYEIGEALDILDFQRGAKVTGARFLYYKNLGARLERAIYNFMLDTHINEHGFQEMITPYMVNSKSMFGTGQFPKFKEDVFQVADTDYTLIPTAEVPLTNYYANEILSEDELPIYFTAMSPCFRSEAGSAGKDTRGLIRLHQFHKVEMVKFTTEETSYDELESLTRAGEEILEKLELPYRTIVLCTGDMGFSAAKTYDIEVWMPAQNTYREISSCSNCVDFQARRAMIRYRTKDGEIKYAHTLNGSGLAVGRTVAAIIENYQNEDGSVTIPEVLQPYMGGQSVLK; this is translated from the coding sequence ATGTTAGATATTAAAAAAATACGGAAAAATTATGATAATCTTATTGTTTTATTTGAACAACGTGGTGTTGAAAAATCTACTATTGATCATTTACTTGAATTAGATCAAACACGTAGAAATATACTACCAAAATTAGAAGAACAAAAACAACTAAGGAACAAATTATCTGACGAAGTAGCAGAATTAAAGAAAAGTAATCAATCTTCCGAAGAAAATATCGAAAATATTCGTAAAATCAATAAAAATATTAAGGAATTAGCTGGTGAATTATCTCTAACTGAAAAACAATATACAGATATTTTAGTAAATTTGCCAAATTTACCAGATGAAACTGTACCTTTTGTCCAAGATGAAGATGATAATATAGAAGTTAAACGTTGGAGTAAACCAAGACAATTTGACTTCCATCCCAAAGCACACTATGAAATTGGTGAAGCTTTAGATATTCTTGATTTCCAACGTGGAGCAAAAGTAACAGGTGCTAGATTTTTATATTATAAAAATTTAGGTGCACGTTTAGAAAGAGCCATCTATAATTTTATGTTAGATACACATATTAATGAACACGGCTTCCAAGAAATGATTACTCCTTATATGGTTAATAGTAAGTCTATGTTTGGTACTGGACAATTTCCTAAATTTAAGGAAGATGTTTTTCAAGTAGCTGATACTGATTATACACTTATTCCTACTGCTGAGGTTCCTTTAACAAATTATTATGCAAACGAAATTTTAAGCGAGGATGAATTACCTATTTATTTCACTGCTATGAGTCCTTGCTTCCGTTCTGAAGCTGGTAGTGCTGGTAAAGATACAAGAGGGTTAATTCGTTTACATCAATTCCATAAAGTTGAAATGGTTAAATTTACTACTGAAGAAACTTCTTATGATGAATTGGAGAGCCTAACACGGGCAGGTGAAGAAATACTTGAAAAATTAGAATTGCCTTATCGAACGATTGTATTATGTACCGGGGATATGGGCTTCTCTGCTGCAAAAACTTATGATATTGAAGTTTGGATGCCGGCACAAAATACTTATCGTGAAATCAGTTCTTGTTCTAATTGTGTTGACTTTCAAGCAAGACGGGCAATGATCCGCTATAGAACAAAAGACGGAGAAATTAAATATGCACATACATTAAATGGCTCTGGATTAGCTGTTGGTAGAACAGTTGCTGCTATTATTGAAAATTACCAAAATGAAGATGGCTCAGTAACTATTCCAGAAGTATTGCAACCTTATATGGGTGGTCAATCAGTGCTTAAATAA